A stretch of Aerococcaceae bacterium zg-252 DNA encodes these proteins:
- the ltrA gene encoding group II intron reverse transcriptase/maturase, producing the protein MRNPNNVLISLRKHSKEEIYTYKRLYRNLYNTDLFLQAYQNIYANTGNMTKGVDNQTISAMSLERINKIIDSLKDESYSPTPTKRVYIPKKNGKLRPLGIPSIDDKLVQEVCRMLLNSIYDESFEDISHGFRDNRSCHTALRQIQNRFVRCKWLIEGDIKGFFDNIDHNIMIDILSKRIEDERFLRLIRKFLKAGYMEQNEYHNTYSGMPQGSIISPILSNIYLDKFDKYMKSYKENFDKGNKRKQNKEYKALYDRRKRLENKLSKITNEIEIDDIKSEIEEINKRYFNIPCLNPMDENFKRIQYVRYADDFIIRIIGSKANSEKVKQDIGQFIKLELNLELSDEKTLVTKSTDRAKFLGFDIRVTPGSNHTKRTKTGIKARNFGGHVRLELSTLTIQNKLTELGALRIKSLNGKEVWFPKERTELTSRTDLSILEQYNGEIRGFCNYYRLANNSSKLHKFRYIMEYSLYKTLACKYRTKVTDIIIRYHIGKDFGISYTDKNGNNKVRFLWKDSLARKEIPQGDNADVIHKQKFYLKKPTLGLRLKNNKCEWCGKETNNLKVYQVKKLKDLTDEHAWHVFMKSINRKTLVVCNECFEKINNSNEE; encoded by the coding sequence ATGAGAAATCCCAACAATGTATTGATTAGTTTGAGAAAACATTCAAAAGAAGAAATCTACACTTACAAAAGATTGTATCGTAACCTTTACAATACAGACCTATTCTTGCAAGCATACCAAAATATTTATGCTAACACAGGAAATATGACTAAAGGTGTAGATAATCAAACAATAAGTGCAATGAGCTTAGAAAGAATTAACAAAATCATTGATTCACTAAAAGATGAAAGTTACTCACCCACACCAACAAAAAGAGTGTATATTCCAAAGAAAAACGGGAAATTAAGACCTTTAGGCATACCAAGTATTGATGATAAATTAGTACAGGAAGTATGTAGGATGTTATTAAATTCTATCTATGACGAAAGCTTTGAGGACATATCTCATGGCTTTAGAGATAATAGAAGTTGTCATACCGCTTTAAGACAAATTCAAAATAGATTTGTAAGATGTAAATGGCTTATTGAAGGAGACATTAAAGGTTTCTTCGACAATATAGACCATAATATTATGATAGACATTCTATCCAAGCGTATTGAAGATGAAAGATTCCTAAGATTAATAAGGAAATTTCTTAAAGCCGGATACATGGAACAAAACGAATATCACAACACTTACAGTGGAATGCCCCAAGGGTCAATAATAAGTCCCATACTTTCAAATATTTACTTGGATAAGTTTGACAAGTATATGAAAAGTTACAAGGAAAACTTTGATAAAGGTAATAAAAGAAAGCAAAATAAGGAATATAAAGCTCTTTATGATAGAAGAAAAAGACTTGAAAATAAGTTAAGCAAGATAACCAATGAAATTGAAATCGATGATATCAAATCAGAAATTGAAGAAATTAACAAAAGATATTTCAATATACCTTGCTTAAATCCTATGGATGAAAACTTCAAGAGAATACAGTACGTTAGATATGCTGATGATTTCATTATTAGAATTATAGGTTCTAAGGCAAATTCTGAGAAGGTAAAACAAGACATTGGTCAATTTATCAAATTAGAATTAAACCTCGAACTATCTGATGAAAAAACACTAGTAACAAAATCAACAGATAGAGCCAAGTTTCTAGGTTTTGATATCAGAGTAACCCCTGGAAGTAATCATACAAAAAGGACAAAAACAGGTATAAAAGCAAGAAATTTTGGTGGGCATGTAAGACTTGAATTATCAACTTTAACAATACAAAATAAACTAACAGAGCTTGGAGCATTAAGAATTAAAAGTCTAAACGGAAAAGAAGTATGGTTTCCTAAAGAAAGAACTGAGCTAACATCAAGAACAGATTTAAGTATTTTGGAACAATATAACGGAGAAATTAGAGGATTCTGTAACTACTACAGACTCGCAAATAATTCTTCAAAGCTTCATAAGTTTAGATATATTATGGAATACAGTCTGTATAAAACATTGGCTTGCAAATATAGAACGAAAGTAACGGATATCATTATTAGGTACCACATTGGTAAAGATTTTGGTATAAGTTACACAGATAAAAATGGTAACAACAAAGTTCGTTTTCTCTGGAAAGATAGCTTGGCTAGAAAAGAAATTCCCCAAGGTGATAATGCTGATGTGATTCATAAGCAAAAATTCTATCTTAAGAAACCAACGCTAGGTTTAAGATTAAAAAATAATAAGTGTGAATGGTGCGGGAAAGAAACTAATAATCTAAAAGTGTATCAAGTAAAAAAGCTTAAAGATTTAACTGATGAACATGCTTGGCATGTTTTTATGAAAAGCATTAACAGAAAAACGCTAGTAGTTTGTAATGAATGTTTTGAAAAAATTAACAACTCAAATGAAGAATAA